One window of Nostoc sp. C052 genomic DNA carries:
- a CDS encoding UDP-N-acetylmuramoyl-L-alanyl-D-glutamate--2,6-diaminopimelate ligase, with translation MKLRELLTAVDSVEQLPTHPTLEDVEVRGLKTNSHACRVGDLFIGMPGTRVDGGEFWQSAIASGAVAAIVSPEAAQKNPPTNEAVVISASNITQACAQIASAFYGYPGRKLKLVGVTGTNGKTTTTHLIEFLLIKANLATALMGTLYTRWAGFEQTAAHTTPFAVELQQQLAEAVNAGSEFGVMEVSSHALAQGRVLGCEFEVAVFSNLTQDHLDYHSDMEDYFAAKALLFSPNYLKGRAIINADDAYGKRLIASLDSERVWSYSVNDNSADLWMSDLNYQPNGVSGTLHTPKGDVAFRSPLVGQYNLENLLAAVGAVLHLGLDLQLVASVIPEFPGVPGRMERVQINTDQDISVIVDYAHTPDSLENLLKAARPFIPGKVICVFGCGGDRDRTKRPKMGKIAAELADVAVVTSDNPRTEDPERILQDILAGIADTVQPTVICDRAIAIRTAILQAQPGDGVLLAGKGHEDYQILGTEKIHFDDREHARDALHERLKIQH, from the coding sequence ATGAAATTGCGGGAATTACTAACAGCGGTAGACAGTGTTGAGCAATTACCTACCCATCCAACTTTAGAGGATGTGGAAGTTAGGGGTTTGAAGACGAATTCCCATGCTTGTCGTGTGGGAGATTTGTTTATTGGGATGCCGGGGACGCGGGTTGATGGTGGGGAATTTTGGCAAAGTGCGATCGCATCGGGGGCTGTTGCTGCGATCGTCTCTCCTGAAGCAGCACAAAAAAATCCTCCCACAAATGAGGCTGTAGTTATAAGTGCCAGTAACATAACTCAAGCTTGTGCCCAAATAGCCAGTGCTTTTTACGGTTATCCAGGACGCAAACTCAAGCTGGTGGGCGTGACTGGTACAAATGGTAAAACTACAACTACTCATCTAATCGAATTTTTACTCATCAAAGCTAATCTAGCGACAGCTTTGATGGGAACTCTCTACACTCGTTGGGCAGGTTTTGAGCAAACTGCTGCCCACACTACGCCCTTTGCAGTGGAATTGCAACAGCAGCTAGCAGAGGCCGTCAATGCTGGTAGTGAATTCGGGGTGATGGAAGTCAGTTCACACGCCTTGGCCCAAGGTAGAGTATTGGGGTGTGAATTTGAGGTAGCGGTGTTTAGTAATCTTACCCAAGACCATCTCGACTATCACAGCGACATGGAAGATTATTTTGCTGCCAAAGCCTTGTTGTTTAGCCCGAATTATCTCAAGGGACGGGCAATAATTAATGCTGATGATGCCTACGGCAAACGGTTAATTGCTTCTTTAGATTCTGAGCGTGTTTGGAGTTACAGCGTCAACGACAACAGCGCTGATTTATGGATGAGTGATTTAAATTACCAGCCCAATGGTGTTAGTGGGACATTACATACACCAAAGGGTGATGTGGCTTTTCGATCGCCCCTAGTCGGACAATATAATTTAGAAAATCTTCTCGCAGCCGTAGGAGCAGTTTTACACTTAGGGCTAGATTTACAGTTAGTGGCATCTGTAATACCTGAGTTTCCCGGAGTTCCTGGACGGATGGAGCGGGTACAAATTAATACTGACCAAGATATTAGCGTGATTGTGGATTATGCCCACACACCCGATAGCTTAGAAAATTTACTGAAGGCTGCACGTCCGTTTATACCGGGGAAAGTGATTTGTGTATTTGGTTGTGGAGGCGATCGCGATCGCACCAAGCGCCCAAAAATGGGTAAAATTGCCGCTGAGTTAGCTGATGTAGCAGTAGTGACATCAGATAATCCCCGGACTGAAGACCCAGAAAGGATTTTGCAAGATATTTTGGCGGGAATAGCTGACACAGTGCAGCCAACTGTAATTTGCGATCGGGCGATCGCAATTCGTACCGCTATTTTACAAGCACAACCCGGTGATGGAGTATTGCTTGCCGGTAAAGGTCACGAAGATTATCAAATTCTCGGCACTGAAAAAATCCATTTTGACGACCGAGAACACGCACGCGACGCTTTACACGAAAGACTGAAAATCCAACATTAA
- a CDS encoding glutaredoxin family protein, producing MRLILYSKPDCHLCEGLQEKLEQIQNLSFELEVRDITTREEWFAAYEYEVPVLYLSNHRGAEDAEGSEKLLPRPSPRASVQQLEQMLRKYLAN from the coding sequence ATGCGATTAATCTTATACAGTAAACCCGACTGTCATTTATGTGAAGGCTTGCAAGAAAAGCTAGAACAAATCCAAAATCTCAGTTTCGAGTTGGAAGTTAGAGATATTACGACTCGTGAAGAATGGTTTGCTGCGTATGAGTATGAAGTGCCGGTACTTTATTTATCGAACCACAGAGGCGCAGAGGACGCGGAGGGGAGTGAGAAATTATTGCCACGTCCTTCTCCTCGTGCTAGTGTGCAGCAGTTGGAGCAAATGTTGCGTAAATATTTAGCCAATTAG
- a CDS encoding DUF4089 domain-containing protein → MTREGFDVGEYVDQMGLLLDLKIADEYRDGVVVNFERIRAIANLVNSFALPEDVEVAPVFEP, encoded by the coding sequence ATGACAAGAGAAGGGTTTGATGTGGGTGAGTATGTTGATCAAATGGGGTTGTTGTTGGATTTAAAGATCGCAGATGAGTATCGTGATGGGGTGGTGGTAAATTTTGAGAGAATTAGGGCGATCGCTAATCTTGTAAATTCTTTTGCTTTACCAGAAGATGTTGAAGTTGCACCAGTTTTTGAACCATGA
- a CDS encoding AtzE family amidohydrolase, which produces MNDAVSIAAAVREGKVSAVEVTKAALAEIAAGDNQLNCFTAVTAETAFRDAARIDREIAQGNHPGILAGVPFAVKNLFDIAGLTTLAGSKINAENLPASLDAAAVAKLKEAGAILIGALNMDEYAYGFVTENSHYGTTHNPHDLQRVAGGSSGGSAAAVAAGLVPLTLGSDTNGSIRVPAALCGVFGFKPTYGRLSRAGVALFSSSFDHIGPLARSVQDIATVFDVLQGEDDRDPVCTKRPPELVLPQLKQDISDIRIAIAADYFVKGAEAEALAAVQKVADALNVTEYVTIPETHRARAAAFVITASEGANLHLHQLQSRPEDFDPATRDRFLAGALIPSSWYLQAQRFRQWYRDRVREVFQNVDVILAPTTPISAPLIGQETMILDGEEILVRPHLGLFTQPLSFIGLPVLSVPIKRQNTLPLGVQLIAAPYNEALILRVAAALEAKSVVSANIPGD; this is translated from the coding sequence ATGAATGATGCTGTATCAATAGCTGCTGCTGTGCGTGAAGGCAAAGTTAGCGCAGTGGAAGTTACTAAGGCGGCGTTAGCAGAAATCGCAGCAGGGGATAATCAACTCAACTGTTTTACGGCTGTGACTGCTGAGACAGCTTTCAGGGATGCAGCACGCATTGATAGAGAAATTGCCCAAGGTAATCATCCTGGAATACTTGCTGGTGTACCATTTGCGGTGAAAAATCTCTTTGATATTGCTGGGTTAACGACTCTGGCGGGATCAAAAATCAATGCAGAAAACCTACCAGCAAGCCTTGACGCAGCCGCAGTAGCCAAGCTGAAAGAAGCGGGTGCAATACTAATTGGCGCTTTGAATATGGATGAGTACGCATACGGGTTTGTCACGGAAAACTCTCATTACGGTACTACTCACAACCCCCATGATTTACAACGAGTTGCTGGTGGTTCATCGGGTGGTTCGGCGGCGGCGGTTGCGGCTGGGTTAGTACCGTTGACATTGGGTTCTGATACTAATGGTTCAATTCGGGTTCCGGCGGCGTTGTGTGGCGTTTTTGGTTTTAAGCCGACTTATGGAAGGTTATCTCGTGCTGGGGTAGCTTTATTTTCTAGCAGTTTTGACCACATTGGCCCTTTGGCGCGTTCGGTGCAGGATATTGCTACGGTGTTTGATGTGCTTCAGGGAGAAGACGATCGCGATCCAGTTTGTACTAAGCGTCCGCCTGAATTGGTTTTACCACAACTTAAACAAGATATCTCTGATATCAGAATTGCCATTGCAGCTGATTACTTTGTTAAAGGTGCAGAAGCCGAAGCTTTAGCAGCAGTGCAAAAGGTAGCTGATGCTTTAAATGTCACTGAATACGTAACTATACCAGAAACACACCGCGCCCGTGCAGCAGCCTTTGTGATTACAGCTAGCGAAGGTGCAAATCTGCATTTGCATCAGTTGCAAAGTCGTCCTGAAGATTTTGATCCAGCAACACGCGATCGCTTTTTGGCTGGGGCGTTAATTCCGAGTAGCTGGTATCTCCAAGCACAACGATTTAGACAATGGTATCGCGATCGCGTGCGGGAAGTTTTTCAAAATGTCGATGTCATTCTTGCCCCAACCACACCTATTTCAGCACCGCTAATTGGTCAAGAAACCATGATTTTGGATGGCGAAGAAATTCTTGTCCGTCCTCATTTAGGGCTATTTACTCAACCATTATCTTTCATTGGTTTACCTGTTTTATCAGTACCAATTAAGCGCCAAAATACCTTACCTTTAGGTGTGCAATTGATTGCAGCACCATATAATGAAGCATTGATTTTACGGGTTGCAGCTGCGTTAGAGGCGAAGAGTGTAGTTTCAGCAAATATACCAGGCGATTAG
- a CDS encoding CDP-alcohol phosphatidyltransferase family protein, with amino-acid sequence MTTKPWDAQLAYRLVKPLKDSWVNPNHLTTVRLVTGLAAAIAMSTTGYTYAVSNVIWANIGAVLFALSNFLDHTDGELARLSGKSSKWGHQYDLASDAIIHILLFVCIGCGLREGRFGWWALVMGIVSGVSVACIFHLRNQMEQRSGKEANRQPNFAGFDIEDVLYLFPIVTLLNGLEPLLIAATIGAPTFAVWVIWQFLALPQPESN; translated from the coding sequence ATGACCACAAAGCCTTGGGATGCTCAACTTGCTTACAGGCTAGTTAAACCTTTAAAAGATAGTTGGGTAAACCCTAATCATCTCACTACAGTCAGACTTGTAACTGGGTTAGCGGCTGCCATCGCGATGTCTACAACTGGCTACACCTATGCAGTTAGCAATGTCATCTGGGCTAACATTGGAGCAGTACTGTTTGCTTTATCCAACTTTCTAGATCATACAGACGGTGAATTAGCCCGTTTGAGTGGAAAAAGCAGCAAATGGGGACATCAGTATGACCTTGCTAGTGATGCCATCATCCATATTCTTTTGTTTGTTTGTATTGGATGTGGTCTTAGGGAAGGAAGATTTGGTTGGTGGGCGTTGGTGATGGGTATAGTCTCTGGCGTGTCTGTTGCTTGCATTTTTCATTTGCGAAACCAAATGGAACAGCGTTCAGGTAAAGAGGCTAACCGTCAACCAAATTTCGCCGGGTTTGATATTGAAGACGTGCTATATTTGTTTCCCATAGTTACCTTACTAAATGGACTAGAGCCGCTATTAATAGCAGCGACAATTGGCGCACCAACCTTTGCTGTATGGGTAATTTGGCAATTTCTGGCACTCCCGCAGCCTGAATCAAACTAG
- a CDS encoding sensor histidine kinase KdpD translates to MLSRLSLIKEAIHKRGETYGLIAIAFAIVIVLEYLTPPEYVFGYLYTGTILLADSRLNRRAVLGITLAATGLTLLNLFVPGGEIIALPTLANRLIAVLALLVTGWLSDRNHRNEEAIAYTQAQLRSQEQLAIMREDFISTLTHDLKTPLLGAIETLKYFQNEQFGEITPMQAKVLQTMARSHRSTLQLVQTLLDVYRNDAEGLKLQISPVNLVTIAEEIIATLSELARTRQVYISLHYGESDFRSFLWVNGDSLQLGRVFTNLLSNGINHTPRGGKVEVVFEGYSSDQVVKILDTGSGITEKELPHLFERFYQGNSDRHVSGSGLGLYLTRQIITAHGGTIWAENRSPRGALFGFRLPACPPPGS, encoded by the coding sequence ATGTTAAGTCGATTATCTCTTATAAAAGAAGCTATCCATAAACGTGGGGAGACTTATGGGCTAATAGCGATCGCCTTTGCGATCGTTATAGTGCTGGAATATTTGACACCCCCTGAGTATGTATTTGGCTATCTCTACACAGGGACGATTTTGTTAGCAGATTCCCGCTTGAATCGGAGAGCAGTTTTGGGGATTACTCTTGCCGCTACAGGGTTAACACTGTTGAATTTGTTTGTCCCAGGAGGAGAAATAATTGCTCTGCCAACGTTGGCAAATAGGTTGATTGCAGTATTGGCATTATTAGTAACAGGTTGGTTAAGCGATCGCAACCACCGCAATGAAGAAGCGATCGCTTATACTCAAGCACAATTACGCTCTCAAGAACAACTAGCGATTATGCGTGAAGATTTTATCTCTACCCTAACGCATGATTTGAAAACACCCCTATTAGGAGCAATTGAAACACTGAAATACTTTCAAAATGAGCAATTTGGTGAAATCACGCCTATGCAAGCAAAAGTCCTGCAAACAATGGCTCGTAGTCATCGGAGTACACTGCAATTAGTCCAAACTCTTTTAGATGTCTACCGCAATGATGCCGAAGGGCTAAAACTCCAGATATCACCCGTTAATTTAGTCACAATAGCAGAGGAGATCATCGCTACCCTGAGTGAACTAGCGAGAACACGTCAGGTTTATATTTCTCTGCATTATGGTGAATCAGATTTTCGGAGTTTTCTCTGGGTAAATGGCGATTCTTTACAACTTGGGCGAGTCTTTACCAATCTTCTGAGTAATGGCATTAACCATACCCCTCGTGGCGGTAAAGTGGAAGTAGTATTTGAAGGTTATTCTAGCGATCAAGTGGTAAAAATACTCGATACTGGTTCCGGCATTACCGAAAAAGAATTACCCCACTTATTTGAGAGGTTTTATCAAGGAAATAGCGATCGCCACGTCTCCGGTTCTGGGCTAGGGCTTTATTTGACCAGGCAAATTATTACTGCTCATGGGGGTACAATTTGGGCAGAGAATCGCTCACCACGCGGCGCACTCTTTGGTTTCCGACTCCCTGCTTGTCCACCGCCGGGGAGTTGA
- a CDS encoding response regulator transcription factor: MTTKILLVEDDELFRLGLRMRLQQETSLEIVAEAEDGEQAVELANRYPLDLVLLDIGLPGIGGIEACRQIKQKHPSLPILVLTSRSEKPLISRLIAAGAQGYCLKGIPAESLILAVRSVAAGASWWDQTATTEIRAAFEGNSMAMQSAKMEESLENPLTKREQEILALVAAGKSNQEIAEILYIAPGTVRVHVHAILQKLEVRDRTQAAVLAIQKGLVAPELLIN, encoded by the coding sequence ATGACAACAAAAATCTTACTCGTTGAAGATGATGAATTATTTCGGCTTGGTTTGCGGATGCGGTTGCAACAAGAAACCAGTTTGGAGATTGTCGCAGAAGCAGAAGATGGGGAACAAGCTGTAGAATTAGCAAATCGCTATCCTCTGGATTTGGTCTTGCTGGATATAGGTTTACCGGGAATTGGCGGGATTGAGGCTTGTCGCCAAATCAAGCAGAAGCACCCAAGTTTACCAATTCTCGTTTTAACATCTCGTTCTGAAAAGCCCTTGATTTCGCGGTTAATTGCCGCTGGGGCCCAAGGTTATTGTTTAAAAGGTATTCCTGCTGAGTCTCTGATATTGGCGGTGCGATCTGTTGCAGCAGGCGCTTCTTGGTGGGATCAAACGGCAACCACAGAAATTAGAGCCGCTTTTGAGGGCAATTCGATGGCGATGCAGTCCGCAAAAATGGAGGAATCCTTAGAAAATCCCTTAACGAAGCGCGAACAAGAAATTTTGGCACTAGTAGCAGCTGGCAAAAGTAATCAAGAAATTGCTGAAATTCTCTACATTGCCCCTGGTACAGTAAGGGTTCACGTTCACGCTATTTTACAGAAACTAGAAGTACGCGATCGCACTCAAGCCGCAGTTTTAGCTATCCAAAAAGGATTAGTAGCACCAGAATTGTTAATTAATTAG
- a CDS encoding DUF2252 domain-containing protein, whose protein sequence is MTNNIIDRIHHFNLGRNPKLLELKYKAMRSDVFTFYRGTCHLFYEDFPKDSPLNAAPPVWICGDLHLENFGSYKGDNRLVYFDLNDFDEACLAPCTWDVVRFITSVIVGSHALKVNESEALHLSNSFLDAYSNALAKGTARSVEKETASGLVKDLLRSLKDRLRPEFLDQHTKEKKGKRHLIIDKKRVMEATEAEQQKITKLISNWHKSTQKDANFYQVLDVQQRIAGTGSLGLERYAVLVEGKGSPDGNYLLDLKQTKTSSLQPYLTLPQPDWSSESARVVAIQQRVQGTPPALLGVIVEGNKSYVLRELQPVQDRVSLQAWDGKLERLEKLMQTMGEVTAWDQLRSGGRQGSAIADDLIKFAHSSDWRNQILKYAISTSLQVELDYQEFCQKS, encoded by the coding sequence ATGACAAACAATATCATTGACAGAATTCATCACTTTAACCTTGGACGCAACCCAAAATTACTTGAATTAAAATACAAGGCAATGCGTTCTGATGTTTTTACTTTTTATCGTGGCACATGTCATTTATTTTACGAAGACTTCCCTAAAGATTCCCCACTGAATGCAGCCCCGCCAGTATGGATTTGTGGTGACTTGCACCTGGAAAACTTTGGTAGTTATAAAGGTGATAACCGATTAGTTTACTTTGATCTTAATGATTTTGACGAAGCATGTCTTGCTCCTTGTACCTGGGATGTGGTGAGGTTTATTACCAGTGTGATAGTTGGCTCTCACGCGCTGAAGGTGAATGAATCAGAAGCATTGCATTTAAGCAATTCCTTTCTTGATGCTTACAGCAATGCTTTAGCTAAAGGTACTGCTAGAAGTGTAGAAAAGGAAACCGCTTCGGGCTTAGTTAAAGATTTATTAAGGAGTTTAAAAGACCGCCTTCGCCCAGAATTTTTAGATCAGCATACCAAGGAAAAGAAAGGTAAGCGGCACTTAATTATTGACAAGAAACGCGTTATGGAAGCCACAGAAGCAGAACAGCAAAAAATCACAAAACTCATCTCCAATTGGCACAAATCTACACAAAAAGATGCTAATTTTTATCAAGTTTTAGATGTACAACAGCGAATAGCTGGTACAGGTAGTTTAGGGTTAGAACGTTATGCAGTTTTGGTAGAAGGTAAAGGTTCTCCTGATGGCAATTATCTCTTAGATTTGAAGCAAACAAAAACTTCCTCATTACAACCCTATTTAACACTACCTCAGCCGGATTGGTCGAGTGAATCTGCACGGGTAGTAGCTATCCAACAACGGGTGCAAGGAACCCCACCTGCTCTTTTAGGGGTAATAGTTGAGGGGAATAAATCTTATGTTTTGCGAGAGTTGCAGCCAGTACAAGATCGGGTGAGTTTACAGGCGTGGGATGGAAAACTGGAACGTTTAGAGAAGTTGATGCAGACAATGGGTGAAGTGACAGCGTGGGATCAATTACGCAGTGGCGGTAGACAAGGTTCTGCGATCGCAGATGATTTAATCAAGTTTGCTCACTCATCTGATTGGCGTAATCAAATCCTTAAGTATGCAATCAGCACCTCTTTACAAGTAGAACTAGATTACCAAGAATTCTGTCAAAAATCATGA
- a CDS encoding Hsp20/alpha crystallin family protein, with translation MLVRYNPWQELNAHLSHINGLFGDTRVSSTRFEKGFIKVPAAELHETDDAIHLKLELPGLEAKDLDIQVTQDAVHISGERKSQTQTENNGTTRSEFYYGKFQRVIPLSVRVQNTNVTADYKDGILNLTLPKTEQEKNKVVKVNLELPAA, from the coding sequence ATGCTAGTTCGTTACAACCCCTGGCAAGAATTGAACGCTCACTTAAGTCACATCAATGGCTTATTTGGAGATACCAGAGTGTCTTCTACACGGTTTGAAAAAGGCTTTATCAAAGTTCCGGCTGCTGAGTTGCACGAAACTGATGATGCGATTCATCTGAAGTTAGAACTGCCAGGACTGGAAGCTAAAGACCTAGATATTCAAGTCACCCAAGATGCTGTTCACATTAGCGGTGAGCGCAAGTCCCAAACTCAAACCGAAAACAATGGCACTACAAGAAGCGAATTCTACTATGGTAAATTCCAACGTGTAATTCCTCTATCTGTTCGGGTTCAAAATACCAATGTCACCGCAGATTATAAAGACGGTATCTTGAATTTGACACTGCCAAAAACTGAGCAAGAAAAGAACAAAGTTGTCAAGGTTAATCTTGAACTTCCTGCTGCATAG
- a CDS encoding alkaline phosphatase family protein, protein MSRYLKFNGINKAFEWLWQTLRHKLLMRLSIVVLVTFFFSLTLHSIVAKTASSTPHPKVILISLDGATPDFVEQYLKKGVLSRRQGLGLLKREGVYAERNITCSASLTAACHIAIGTGSTAARNDINSNTFHLVASPFTSNISGFGAPIGGYSTFGPAASLQPTAEPVWVGLQQNGKKVVAATFPGADGVDVRVPGLANSPIIQPANRRTVSYTVPFGAFAGVGASGFSLTAANFSPASSQIVSQLNNAGRVSYSPIQQAALNDRFTVGGISYDIQVAALDTSNDRKTNYDTLVFFDAQIGIPAGPFSLPATGPAYIKACDRRSSLFYLEGSSNQAGTAFYVSNLAPDLNIVRIARYSANAIPQNPAAQTSVNDILSNVGFWVPQSDFRIPERLSPGFTTFPDRELEAIYEDQVQLFVDYQTRLALRAINQNPDADLVMVYIEQPDGSEHQFLLTDSRQPSDPTNPSSIGVGQDQAKVTRYRSYLETAYRAADNAVERIINAVGTNRQGQPNSNIIVVSDHGFSAFHTEVNLNNYLTSKGFDLTRVRAVTSGPAANIYINLQGREPNGVVTRAEYVTLQQQIITALRELVDTNPNYVLGRQKKAVFDQIYPRPLPTNLNDPSFGLGTSEFVGQDTGDVFAIMGEGYNFDGRQTPAVTRLGDADNSVFSVPNFYGAHGYDPKIPNLSAIFYAAGPDIKRRGNIGTIHNIDIAPTINSLLGVPSAPTVQGKALKIRK, encoded by the coding sequence GTGAGTAGATATTTAAAATTCAATGGGATAAACAAAGCATTTGAGTGGCTATGGCAGACTTTGAGACATAAGTTACTTATGCGCCTATCCATTGTGGTGCTTGTGACTTTTTTTTTCAGCTTAACTCTACATTCCATAGTGGCTAAAACCGCATCAAGTACACCACACCCGAAAGTGATTTTGATTTCCCTGGATGGCGCAACACCAGATTTTGTGGAACAGTATCTTAAAAAAGGTGTGCTGAGTCGAAGACAGGGATTGGGACTTCTGAAAAGGGAAGGAGTTTACGCAGAGCGAAATATTACTTGTAGTGCATCCCTAACTGCGGCTTGTCATATAGCAATTGGTACAGGTTCAACCGCAGCGCGCAATGACATTAACAGTAACACATTCCACTTGGTTGCTAGTCCCTTTACTTCTAATATCAGTGGTTTTGGCGCTCCCATCGGTGGTTATTCAACTTTTGGGCCTGCTGCCAGTTTACAACCTACTGCTGAACCTGTGTGGGTTGGACTCCAGCAAAATGGGAAGAAAGTTGTGGCTGCTACCTTTCCCGGTGCAGATGGAGTTGATGTGCGAGTACCGGGTTTAGCCAATAGCCCAATTATTCAACCTGCCAATAGAAGAACTGTATCGTACACAGTTCCCTTTGGTGCTTTTGCTGGGGTAGGGGCGAGTGGTTTTAGTTTAACCGCCGCTAACTTTAGTCCGGCTTCTAGCCAAATAGTTAGTCAACTCAATAATGCCGGAAGAGTTTCCTATAGCCCGATTCAGCAAGCTGCTTTAAACGATCGCTTTACTGTTGGTGGTATTAGTTATGATATCCAAGTTGCGGCATTAGATACAAGCAACGATCGCAAGACCAACTATGATACCCTAGTCTTCTTTGATGCTCAAATTGGGATTCCAGCCGGGCCTTTTAGCTTACCTGCAACTGGCCCTGCATATATCAAAGCGTGCGATCGCCGTTCTAGTCTATTTTACTTAGAAGGTAGTTCCAACCAGGCAGGAACAGCATTTTACGTCAGCAATCTTGCCCCTGACCTGAACATCGTGCGGATTGCCCGTTATTCTGCGAATGCGATTCCTCAAAATCCGGCAGCACAAACTAGTGTTAATGATATTCTCAGCAATGTTGGCTTCTGGGTTCCTCAGTCTGATTTTCGGATTCCAGAACGCCTCAGCCCTGGATTTACAACTTTCCCCGACAGGGAGCTAGAAGCTATTTACGAAGACCAAGTTCAACTGTTTGTAGACTATCAAACTCGACTGGCATTGAGAGCAATCAACCAAAACCCTGATGCCGACTTAGTTATGGTTTATATTGAACAACCAGATGGATCGGAACACCAGTTTCTCTTAACTGATTCTCGCCAGCCCAGTGACCCCACAAATCCATCCTCTATTGGCGTAGGACAAGATCAAGCCAAAGTCACTCGATATAGAAGCTATCTAGAGACAGCTTACCGGGCTGCTGATAATGCTGTAGAACGCATTATCAACGCAGTAGGTACAAATCGTCAAGGTCAACCTAATAGTAACATCATAGTTGTTTCCGACCACGGTTTTTCTGCCTTCCATACAGAAGTTAACCTTAATAACTACCTCACAAGTAAAGGTTTTGACTTAACTAGAGTCCGTGCTGTAACATCAGGGCCAGCCGCCAACATATATATCAATCTTCAAGGGCGTGAACCCAACGGCGTTGTCACTCGTGCTGAATATGTAACTCTACAACAACAAATTATTACAGCTTTGCGAGAATTAGTAGACACCAATCCTAACTATGTCCTTGGGCGACAAAAAAAGGCAGTTTTTGACCAGATATACCCTCGTCCCCTACCAACTAATTTAAACGACCCAAGTTTTGGACTGGGTACAAGTGAATTTGTTGGTCAAGATACTGGTGATGTCTTTGCAATCATGGGTGAAGGATATAACTTTGACGGAAGACAAACTCCGGCTGTAACTCGTTTAGGCGACGCGGATAATTCAGTTTTTTCTGTGCCTAACTTCTATGGGGCGCATGGCTACGATCCCAAAATACCTAATCTCAGTGCCATTTTCTATGCCGCAGGCCCCGACATCAAGCGCCGTGGCAATATCGGCACAATTCACAATATCGATATTGCCCCCACTATCAACAGTTTACTAGGTGTTCCCTCTGCCCCAACTGTTCAGGGAAAAGCTCTCAAGATTAGAAAGTAA